The genomic segment ACAATGATGCCAAAAATGATAGACTTGCGAATTCCTGACCCTCTCAGTCCTGCAAAGCAGCCATCCATTGCCAATCACCAGCATGAAAGGAGATTCAACATATACGCAGCTTAACCGTGCTATTAATATTAgccttgaaaaaaaaaaaaacaaatcaatctTTACCAGCTAGTAGTACCTTTGAGAAGGTTACCTCCCACAATTAGGGTGAGAGCTGGGATGGCTCCATCACTGCATTGAGAAACATAAACTCATAAGCTAATTAGGATGGAAACAAAATGAGCAGAAGTTTGAGATGTGATACGGCATAAGTATGGTCTGACGAATTCTTGTGAAGTTGAACGAATAGTAGGGTAGATATTTGCCCCAAGatcaaaaaatatgaaaatggCTGATTATATATAACCAGACAGGAGATGCAAAATGTCACGGTCAAATGTATGTTACTTGTAAACATCATCAGTTACAGAATCATGGTGTTTGATGAGTTATCCATTAGTGATGAAGCTGTGTGGCTAGAGAACAGCCAAGATTccattaaccaaaatttagaacTGGATGTACTTCGATTGTAAATGAAATTGTATTCCTCATGAGCAGAGAATAAAAGAGATGTTGTTTGATGATGAGTCTTCAAAATCCTGGTCATTTTGAAAACAGTGATTGTTGCTATACCCCACTAAAGAAGCAGAATCTTGAATCGCACGAAGAGGAGCACCATCACCTATCATTGATTTTCTAATCTGAGGGACGAGTCCAATTACAAATCCAACAATCTATACAAGAGAAGAGTGCACACGTCAGTCAATGactcaaaatatataaacaggACAACAAGGCAGCATGAATTTTGTATTACATGTAGAGAAACTTAATTCATACTTCAATTATATGCTATTCATCCATATATTATGAATGTATATTCATTCAGACCCTGTATTGATCTCCACAATGAATAGTAGATCTTGTGCTTCAGAGACATGCAAAAAGCATCCTTCCATAAAGGATACTTGGCATAGAGTTTTCTTCCATTGGTCTTAGCTTGTTAGATTCTTTATGATAGATCCATTAGATGAATATCCATCTGACTAAAATCTTAGCTAAGTTTAGCACTAAAGAAAACGAAAAACACAATATGGCTGGGAGAACAACATTCTCCTTTTTGCTTCCAGTAAGTGAAAATGGTAAATGAAGAACATAAAAGGAAGTAAGATCATACCGCTCCAGTTGTTGAAGGGGCAAATACTGATCTCATATTAATCTTAGCAATCATCatatttaattgttgcttTATCTTACTTGAAAATCTTGCCTGCCACAAGATTTCAgaaaatcaaaaatcaaatctcAATCAAAGCTTCCATTAAAATGCTTCaacatgcaaacttgatttcTATCTCAAAGAGCAATGAAAAACTTGGTAGACTACTAAACTGCAATGGTTATGAAATGTAATGGAGTTGAATAAACAAAACTATATCTCAGATACAAAACTACTAGCAATAGGATAACATGAAAGATGCCATAGTTAATATTACAATCATGAAGATAGTTTTTCTCCTTGTGAGGATGCCAAggtaaataaaaagattgccAATACAATTTGCTTGTAATAATATAGTTAAATAGGAGAATAGCTCAAATCCTAATGTAAAAGATCCCATCCTTTCTGTTAAATTTAACAAgcaatcaaaaaaaaatatagctAGGTTTCCTGGTGGGTTTTGCTACAGGAATCTGTATGTTATTACCATGAAAACCATACTGTGTTGACAttcacaaaaacatgaaatattcttagagaaacattgaAAATGTCCAATAGGGAAGATGTAAGAAGTCATGGAACTGATAAAGCAAAAAGGAGATTGGTAGTGTCACAAGCTGAACAACCTCAGCTTTTCCCTTAGAACTTGTGCAAGGCAGGATGTATCCATTTTCATTGTCTTCAGATACCAAGAGATCCTTGGAAGAAAGTAGTGGTTCAGTGCAACTCCCCTGATCTGATGTGGATGCTTCCCTAAAATATTTGCTGGTAGAGGAATCATTTACAGTGGATTCGTTGATGCTCGTGATTGAATATATTCGGACGATATTGAAGACGTAAGACCACAAATAAATGGCTCCAATCTAAGGTTTCAAAACAAAGCAATTTGCAAACATGAATAAGTCCCATAGCCATATAAATAAGTGTACTTCTTCCAATGTAGTTCTATACAAGGTttgaaaaagggaaattttttCCTTGATGGCATCAAGAGCTCTCAAATCCAGCACAGTTGAGAAGGAACATACCGCCATTGAAAGTGAAACATAACCCATTCCGTATGAATGACATACTTCAGGAGATCCAAATGggcttcctttttctttgcaaACAGCTGGGATTATAATAAGGAGCATGT from the Theobroma cacao cultivar B97-61/B2 chromosome 8, Criollo_cocoa_genome_V2, whole genome shotgun sequence genome contains:
- the LOC18592074 gene encoding protein PIN-LIKES 3 isoform X3 is translated as MQPKQRMPTNRLQYDLQSTSARGISNMHVTTNQVILTEINCTRKRTKPAAHSYAFINLHLPCRPQCMRRFYLRADLFIAATIPVLKVLLITALGLYLALDHVSILGEDTRKHMNNVVFYVFNPALVASNLAETITYESMVKLWFMPFNVLLTFVIGSILGWIVIQFTRPPSHLRGLILGCCAAGNMGNMLLIIIPAVCKEKGSPFGSPEVCHSYGMGYVSLSMAIGAIYLWSYVFNIVRIYSITSINESTVNDSSTSKYFREASTSDQGSCTEPLLSSKDLLVSEDNENGYILPCTSSKGKAEARFSSKIKQQLNMMIAKINMRSVFAPSTTGAIVGFVIGLVPQIRKSMIGDGAPLRAIQDSASLVGDGAIPALTLIVGGNLLKGTTSWTERVRNSQVYHFWHHCCSLYCSASHWYCHC